A region from the Citrobacter telavivensis genome encodes:
- a CDS encoding helix-turn-helix domain-containing protein: MYQRCFDNAMESLFDQGKTPRFSRFVISDDPRWESGHHVHDNETELIYVKKGIVRLIIDSSLYVAHEDDIVVVERGRLHAVTSDVNAPATTYTCALYGFCFQDWEENQLLQSHSCPVVAVGQGKEVIKSIFNELSVMLPQSKNGLTSSVCDAFAYALTVLFYENFKNAYRSEQGHIKKDVLIKDILVYLNNNYREKITLEQLSKKFRASVSYICHEFTREYHISPINYVIQRRMTEAKFALTNTDYSQAEISWRVGYENVDHFAKLFLRHVGCSPGDYRKQFKNNLAEQACLLSDA; encoded by the coding sequence ATGTATCAACGCTGCTTTGATAATGCAATGGAAAGCCTTTTTGACCAGGGTAAGACCCCGCGATTTTCCCGATTTGTCATTAGTGATGATCCCCGATGGGAGTCTGGTCATCATGTCCATGATAATGAGACGGAGCTGATTTACGTTAAAAAAGGCATTGTCAGATTAATTATCGATTCTTCACTTTATGTGGCCCACGAGGATGATATCGTCGTCGTGGAGCGGGGGCGACTGCATGCCGTGACGTCGGATGTGAACGCGCCTGCCACTACCTACACCTGCGCGCTGTACGGCTTTTGCTTTCAGGACTGGGAAGAGAACCAACTGCTGCAATCGCATTCCTGTCCGGTGGTTGCCGTCGGCCAGGGTAAAGAGGTGATCAAAAGTATTTTTAATGAACTCAGCGTGATGCTGCCGCAAAGTAAAAATGGGCTGACGTCGTCTGTGTGCGATGCATTTGCCTATGCGTTGACGGTTCTCTTTTACGAAAACTTTAAAAATGCTTATCGTTCGGAACAGGGCCATATTAAAAAAGATGTTCTGATTAAAGATATTCTGGTCTACCTCAATAATAATTATCGGGAGAAAATTACGCTTGAGCAGTTATCAAAAAAATTTCGTGCCAGCGTCAGCTATATTTGCCACGAATTTACCCGCGAGTACCATATTTCGCCGATCAATTATGTGATTCAGCGGCGGATGACCGAAGCGAAATTTGCGCTAACCAATACCGATTATTCACAGGCCGAAATTTCCTGGCGCGTTGGGTACGAGAATGTCGACCACTTCGCGAAGCTGTTTCTGCGCCACGTTGGCTGTTCGCCAGGCGATTACCGTAAACAGTTTAAAAACAATCTGGCAGAGCAGGCCTGCCTGTTGTCTGACGCCTGA
- the ppsA gene encoding phosphoenolpyruvate synthase, translating into MSNNGSSPLVLWYNQLGMNDVDRVGGKNASLGEMITNLSGMGVSVPNGFATTADAFNQFLDQSGVNQRIYELLDQTDIDDVTALAKAGAQIRQWIIDTPFQPELENAIRDAYAQLSADDQHASFAVRSSATAEDMPDASFAGQQETFLNVQGFDAVLVAVKHVFASLFNDRAISYRVHQGYDHRGVALSAGVQRMVRSDLASSGVMFSIDTESGFDQVVFITSAWGLGEMVVQGAVNPDEFYVHKPTLAANRPSIVRRTMGSKKIRMVYAPTQEHGKQVTIEDVPQESRDIFSLTNDEVQELAKQAVQIEKHYGRPMDIEWAKDGHTGKLFIVQARPETVRSRGQVMERYTLHAQGKIIAEGRAIGHRIGAGPVKVIQDISEMNRIEPGDVLVTDMTDPDWEPIMKKAAAIVTNRGGRTCHAAIIARELGIPAVVGCGDATERMKDDEKVTVSCAEGDTGYVYADLLDFSVKSSSVDTMPDLPLKVMMNVGNPDRAFDFACLPNEGVGLARLEFIINRMIGVHPRALLEFDSQDAKLQNDIREMMKGFDSPREFYVGRLTEGIATLGAAFWPKRVIVRLSDFKSNEYANLVGGERYEPHEENPMLGFRGAGRYVSDSFRDCFALECDAVKRVRNDMGLTNVEIMIPFVRTVEQAKAVVEELARQGLKRGENGLKIIMMCEIPSNALLAEQFLQYFDGFSIGSNDMTQLALGLDRDSGVVSELFDERNDAVKALLSMAIRAAKKQGKYVGICGQGPSDHEDFAAWLMEEGIDSLSLNPDTVVQTWLSLAELKK; encoded by the coding sequence ATGTCCAACAATGGCTCGTCACCGCTGGTGCTTTGGTATAACCAACTCGGCATGAATGATGTAGACAGAGTTGGGGGCAAAAATGCCTCCCTGGGTGAAATGATTACTAACCTTTCCGGTATGGGTGTATCGGTACCGAATGGTTTTGCCACAACCGCCGATGCGTTCAACCAGTTTCTGGACCAAAGCGGCGTAAACCAGCGCATCTATGAACTGCTGGATCAGACGGATATTGATGATGTCACCGCATTAGCGAAGGCAGGCGCACAGATCCGCCAGTGGATTATCGACACTCCTTTCCAGCCTGAGCTGGAAAATGCCATCCGCGATGCCTACGCGCAACTCTCTGCGGACGATCAGCATGCGTCTTTCGCCGTGCGTTCTTCTGCAACGGCGGAAGATATGCCGGACGCCTCTTTTGCCGGTCAGCAGGAAACCTTCCTCAACGTCCAGGGCTTTGACGCCGTACTGGTCGCCGTGAAGCACGTGTTCGCGTCGCTGTTTAACGACCGCGCGATCTCCTATCGTGTTCACCAGGGCTATGACCACCGCGGCGTGGCGCTCTCTGCGGGCGTTCAGCGGATGGTGCGTTCCGATCTGGCTTCATCCGGCGTGATGTTCTCCATCGATACCGAATCCGGCTTTGACCAGGTGGTGTTCATCACCTCGGCATGGGGTCTGGGTGAGATGGTGGTGCAGGGCGCGGTGAACCCGGATGAGTTCTACGTCCACAAACCGACCCTGGCAGCCAATCGTCCGTCTATTGTGCGTCGCACGATGGGCTCGAAAAAAATCCGCATGGTCTACGCACCAACTCAGGAGCACGGCAAACAGGTCACCATTGAAGATGTGCCGCAGGAAAGCCGCGACATTTTCTCTCTGACCAACGACGAAGTGCAGGAACTGGCGAAGCAGGCGGTGCAGATAGAGAAACACTACGGTCGTCCGATGGACATCGAGTGGGCGAAAGACGGTCACACCGGCAAGCTGTTCATCGTACAGGCGCGTCCGGAAACCGTGCGTTCTCGCGGTCAGGTGATGGAGCGTTACACGCTGCATGCGCAGGGCAAAATCATTGCGGAAGGGCGTGCCATCGGCCACCGCATCGGTGCGGGTCCGGTAAAAGTCATTCAGGACATCAGCGAGATGAACCGCATTGAGCCTGGCGACGTGCTGGTCACCGACATGACCGACCCGGACTGGGAACCGATCATGAAAAAAGCGGCGGCGATTGTCACTAACCGCGGCGGTCGTACCTGTCACGCGGCCATTATCGCGCGTGAACTGGGTATTCCAGCGGTGGTGGGATGTGGCGATGCCACTGAGCGTATGAAGGATGACGAGAAGGTCACCGTTTCCTGCGCAGAAGGTGACACGGGCTACGTGTACGCCGACCTGCTCGATTTCAGCGTTAAGAGCTCCAGCGTCGATACCATGCCGGATCTGCCGCTGAAGGTGATGATGAACGTCGGTAACCCGGACAGGGCATTTGACTTCGCCTGTCTGCCTAACGAAGGCGTTGGTCTGGCGCGTCTGGAATTTATCATCAACCGTATGATTGGCGTGCACCCGCGTGCGCTGCTGGAGTTTGACTCCCAGGATGCCAAACTGCAGAACGACATCCGCGAGATGATGAAAGGCTTTGATTCTCCGCGTGAATTTTATGTGGGGCGCCTGACGGAAGGGATTGCCACCCTCGGTGCGGCATTCTGGCCGAAACGGGTGATCGTGCGTCTGTCTGACTTTAAGTCTAACGAATACGCGAACCTGGTCGGCGGTGAGCGCTACGAGCCGCATGAAGAGAACCCAATGCTGGGCTTCCGTGGTGCGGGCCGCTACGTGTCGGACAGCTTCCGTGATTGCTTCGCGCTGGAATGCGACGCGGTGAAACGCGTGCGTAATGACATGGGGCTGACTAACGTCGAAATCATGATCCCATTCGTGCGTACCGTTGAGCAGGCAAAAGCGGTTGTGGAAGAGCTGGCGCGTCAGGGGCTGAAACGCGGTGAGAATGGGCTGAAGATCATCATGATGTGTGAGATCCCGTCCAACGCCCTGCTGGCTGAACAGTTCCTGCAATACTTCGACGGCTTCTCGATCGGTTCTAACGACATGACGCAGCTGGCGCTGGGTCTGGATCGTGACTCCGGCGTGGTATCCGAACTGTTTGATGAGCGTAACGACGCGGTAAAAGCACTGCTGTCGATGGCGATTCGCGCAGCGAAGAAACAGGGTAAATACGTCGGGATTTGCGGTCAGGGTCCGTCTGACCACGAAGACTTTGCCGCCTGGCTGATGGAAGAGGGAATCGACAGCCTGTCGCTGAACCCGGATACCGTTGTCCAGACCTGGCTGAGCCTGGCTGAACTGAAGAAGTAA
- a CDS encoding medium-chain fatty-acid--CoA ligase yields MSVTLTFDAGRRDAYRKLGFWGDASLGDYWQQTARSVPEKIAVVDNHGTAFTYTALDHAASCLASWMLANGIQSGDRVAFQLPGWCEFTVIYLACLKIGAVSVPLLPAWREAELVWVLNKCQAKLFFAPTVFKQTRPVDLILPLQNQLPHLQHVIGVDKLAPATTSLALSQIVADSAPLARHIPVHGDELAAVLFTSGTEGVPKGVMLSHNNILASERAYCARLNLTWLDVFLMPAPLGHATGFLHGVTAPFLIGARSVLLDIFTPTACLDLLEQQRCTCVLGATPFVYDLLCTVEQQPADLSSLRFFLCGGTTIPRRIARDCQQRGIKLLSVYGSTESSPHAVVNLDDPPSRMMNTDGYAAAGVEIKIVDEARNTVPPGVEGEEASRGPNVFMGYLDEPELTARALDSEGWYYSGDLCRMDEAGYIKVTGRKKDIIVRGGENISSREVEDILLQHPRIHDACVVAMPDERLGERSCAYIVLKAPHHSLSLEEVVAFFSRKRVAKYKYPEHIVVVEKLPRTASGKIQKFLLRQDIIQRLASE; encoded by the coding sequence ATGAGTGTCACATTAACGTTTGACGCCGGGCGGCGGGACGCATACCGCAAGCTTGGCTTTTGGGGCGATGCCTCGCTGGGAGACTACTGGCAGCAAACCGCGCGCAGCGTGCCGGAAAAAATTGCCGTCGTGGATAACCACGGTACCGCATTCACCTATACCGCCCTCGACCATGCGGCAAGCTGTCTGGCAAGCTGGATGCTGGCGAACGGCATTCAGTCCGGCGACCGCGTCGCCTTTCAGCTTCCCGGCTGGTGCGAATTTACCGTTATCTATCTCGCCTGCCTGAAAATCGGCGCAGTATCCGTTCCCCTTCTGCCCGCCTGGCGCGAAGCCGAACTGGTATGGGTGCTGAACAAGTGTCAGGCGAAACTGTTTTTCGCCCCGACCGTGTTTAAACAGACGCGTCCGGTCGATTTGATCTTGCCTCTGCAAAATCAGCTGCCGCATCTGCAACACGTTATCGGCGTCGATAAACTGGCACCGGCCACCACCTCACTCGCCCTCAGCCAGATAGTAGCGGACAGCGCGCCGCTTGCCCGTCACATTCCGGTTCACGGTGACGAACTGGCCGCCGTGTTGTTTACCTCTGGCACCGAGGGAGTACCGAAAGGGGTCATGCTCAGCCACAACAATATTCTCGCCAGCGAGCGGGCCTACTGCGCCCGTCTGAATCTGACCTGGCTGGACGTCTTTCTGATGCCGGCGCCGCTGGGACACGCCACCGGTTTTTTACACGGCGTGACGGCACCGTTTCTGATCGGCGCGCGCAGCGTGCTGCTGGATATTTTTACCCCAACGGCCTGTCTTGATCTGCTGGAACAGCAGCGCTGCACCTGCGTGTTAGGGGCTACACCGTTTGTTTACGATCTGTTGTGTACCGTTGAACAGCAGCCCGCCGACCTCTCTTCGCTGCGTTTCTTTTTGTGCGGCGGCACCACCATTCCCAGGCGCATTGCCCGCGACTGTCAGCAGCGCGGCATTAAGCTGCTCAGCGTCTACGGCTCGACGGAAAGCTCGCCACATGCGGTAGTGAACCTTGACGATCCGCCCTCCCGCATGATGAATACCGACGGCTATGCGGCGGCAGGGGTGGAGATCAAGATTGTTGATGAAGCGCGTAACACGGTTCCGCCCGGCGTTGAAGGTGAAGAGGCATCACGCGGGCCGAACGTGTTTATGGGCTATCTCGATGAGCCAGAGCTAACCGCCCGGGCGCTGGATAGCGAAGGCTGGTACTACAGCGGCGATCTCTGTCGGATGGACGAGGCGGGCTATATCAAGGTCACCGGGCGCAAGAAAGATATCATTGTCCGGGGCGGCGAAAACATCAGCAGTCGCGAGGTGGAAGACATTCTGTTACAGCATCCCCGTATTCACGATGCCTGCGTGGTTGCCATGCCGGATGAGCGTTTAGGTGAGCGTTCCTGTGCCTACATCGTACTGAAAGCGCCGCATCATTCTCTGTCGCTGGAAGAGGTTGTTGCCTTCTTTAGCCGTAAACGTGTGGCGAAGTATAAGTATCCGGAGCACATCGTGGTGGTTGAAAAGTTGCCCAGAACGGCATCCGGGAAGATCCAGAAGTTCCTGTTACGCCAGGATATCATTCAGCGGTTAGCGTCGGAATGA
- the ppsR gene encoding posphoenolpyruvate synthetase regulatory kinase/phosphorylase PpsR gives MDNAVDRHVFYISDGTAITAEVLGHAVMSQFPVTISSITLPFVENENRARAVKDQIDAIFQQTGVRPLVFYSIVLPEIRSIILQSEGFCQDIVQALITPLQHEMKLYPTPIAHRTHGLNPGNLIKYDARIAAIDYTLAHDDGISLRNLDQAQVILLGVSRCGKTPTSLYLAMQFGIRAANYPFIADDMDNLVLPASLKPLQHKLFGLTIDPERLAAIREERRENSRYASLRQCRMEVAEVEALYRKNQIPWLNSTNYSVEEIATKILDIMGLSRRMY, from the coding sequence ATGGATAATGCTGTAGATCGTCACGTATTTTATATTTCCGATGGTACGGCAATTACCGCTGAAGTATTGGGCCATGCGGTGATGTCGCAGTTCCCCGTCACTATCAGCAGTATCACGCTACCGTTTGTCGAAAATGAGAACCGTGCCCGTGCCGTTAAGGACCAGATCGACGCCATTTTTCAACAAACCGGCGTGCGTCCACTGGTGTTCTATTCGATTGTATTGCCGGAAATCCGCTCCATCATCCTGCAAAGCGAAGGCTTCTGTCAGGATATCGTGCAGGCGCTGATCACTCCGCTGCAACACGAAATGAAACTCTACCCCACACCGATTGCCCACCGGACTCACGGGCTGAATCCGGGTAACCTGATCAAGTATGATGCGCGGATCGCCGCCATCGATTACACCCTGGCCCACGATGATGGCATTTCGTTGCGCAACCTCGACCAGGCGCAGGTGATTTTGTTGGGCGTCTCGCGCTGCGGCAAAACGCCCACCAGTCTCTACCTGGCGATGCAGTTTGGCATCCGCGCGGCGAACTATCCCTTTATTGCCGACGACATGGACAATCTGGTTCTGCCCGCGTCGTTAAAACCCCTACAACATAAACTGTTTGGTCTGACGATTGACCCTGAGCGTCTGGCGGCCATTCGCGAAGAACGCCGGGAAAACAGCCGCTACGCGTCCCTGCGCCAGTGCCGTATGGAAGTGGCTGAAGTCGAGGCGCTCTATCGTAAAAACCAGATCCCATGGTTGAACAGTACTAACTATTCGGTTGAGGAGATTGCCACTAAAATCCTCGACATCATGGGACTAAGTCGACGCATGTACTAA
- a CDS encoding ferredoxin family protein: protein MSQDNRVNVDVKLGVNKFHVDEGHPHIILAANPDSKEFQKLLNACPAGLYKQDEAGTIHFDSAGCLECGTCRVLCGETILEKWEYPAGTFGVDFRYG, encoded by the coding sequence ATGAGTCAGGACAATCGCGTTAACGTCGACGTCAAGCTTGGCGTCAATAAATTCCATGTTGATGAAGGACACCCGCACATCATTCTGGCGGCTAACCCGGACAGTAAAGAGTTTCAAAAATTGCTGAACGCCTGCCCCGCCGGACTCTATAAACAGGATGAGGCGGGTACGATTCACTTTGATTCTGCGGGCTGTCTGGAGTGCGGAACCTGCCGGGTACTGTGCGGTGAGACGATCCTCGAAAAATGGGAGTACCCCGCAGGCACCTTTGGCGTCGATTTCCGCTACGGCTGA
- the hemP gene encoding hemin uptake protein HemP codes for MDNIEAPRLKEQENAVPPPAPIRKISSQKLLGDDGKVIIDHDGQEYLLRRTQAGKLLLTK; via the coding sequence ATGGATAACATTGAAGCACCCCGTCTTAAGGAACAAGAAAACGCGGTTCCCCCGCCTGCGCCCATCCGCAAGATCAGCAGTCAGAAACTGTTAGGTGATGACGGTAAGGTAATTATCGATCACGACGGTCAGGAGTACCTGCTGCGTCGAACGCAGGCAGGTAAACTCTTGCTGACCAAGTAG
- the aroH gene encoding 3-deoxy-7-phosphoheptulonate synthase AroH, which yields MNRTDELRTARIDSLVTPAELAQRHPVSSAVASHVTDSRRRIERILNGEDRRLLVIVGPCSIHDLDAALEYATRLQALRTQHQARLEIVMRTYFEKPRTVVGWKGLISDPDLNGSYRVNHGIELARKLLLQVNELGIPTATEFLDMVTGQFIADLISWGAIGARTTESQIHREMASALSCPVGFKNGTDGNTRIAVDAIRASRASHMFLSPDKTGQMTIYQTSGNPYGHIIMRGGKKPNYHAEDIAAACSTLHEFDLPEHLVVDFSHGNCQKQHRRQLDVCDDICQQIRNGSTAIAGIMAESFLREGTQKIVSGQPLVYGQSVTDPCLNWEDTELLLSKLACAVDSRF from the coding sequence ATGAACAGAACCGATGAACTGCGTACCGCGCGTATAGACAGTCTGGTTACGCCCGCTGAACTTGCGCAACGGCATCCTGTGTCGTCCGCCGTCGCCAGCCACGTCACCGACTCCCGACGCCGGATAGAAAGAATACTGAATGGCGAAGACCGCCGTTTGCTGGTCATTGTGGGACCGTGCTCCATTCACGATCTTGACGCCGCTCTGGAGTACGCCACGCGTTTACAGGCGCTGCGTACTCAGCACCAGGCGCGCCTGGAAATCGTCATGCGCACCTATTTTGAAAAGCCACGCACTGTCGTCGGCTGGAAAGGTCTCATTTCCGATCCGGACCTCAATGGCAGCTATCGCGTGAACCACGGTATTGAACTGGCGCGCAAACTGCTGTTGCAGGTCAATGAACTGGGCATCCCGACCGCCACGGAATTTCTCGATATGGTGACCGGGCAATTTATTGCCGATCTGATCAGTTGGGGCGCCATTGGCGCGCGAACCACCGAAAGCCAGATCCACCGCGAAATGGCCTCGGCACTCTCCTGCCCGGTCGGCTTTAAAAACGGCACCGACGGAAATACCCGTATCGCCGTTGACGCGATCCGCGCCTCCCGCGCCAGTCATATGTTCCTCTCGCCTGATAAGACCGGTCAGATGACCATTTATCAGACCAGCGGTAACCCCTATGGCCATATCATTATGCGTGGCGGCAAAAAGCCAAACTACCATGCTGAAGATATTGCGGCGGCCTGCAGTACGCTGCATGAATTTGATCTGCCTGAACATCTGGTCGTTGATTTCAGCCACGGCAACTGCCAGAAACAGCATCGTCGTCAGTTGGATGTCTGTGATGATATTTGCCAGCAGATCCGTAACGGATCGACGGCCATCGCCGGTATTATGGCGGAAAGTTTTCTGCGTGAAGGTACGCAGAAAATCGTCAGCGGACAGCCGCTGGTCTACGGTCAGTCGGTAACCGATCCTTGCCTTAACTGGGAAGACACTGAACTGCTGCTGAGCAAGCTGGCCTGCGCGGTTGACAGTCGTTTCTGA
- a CDS encoding electron transfer flavoprotein, which translates to MKIITCFKLVPEEQDIVVTPEQALSFDNADTKISQFDLNAIEAATQLATEAEDEIAALTVGGSLLQNSKVRKDVLSRGPHALYLMQDAQLEHALPKDTAQAIAATVEKIGFDLILFGEGSGDLYAQQVGLLVGEILQLPTINAVSRLQRQGDKLVVERTLEEDVEVIELSLPAVLCVTSDINAPRIPSMKAILGAGKKPVHTWQASDIGWSQGAPRAELVAITVPPQTARKHIILDNDSPEAIAELAEHLKKALN; encoded by the coding sequence ATGAAAATAATAACCTGCTTTAAGCTGGTACCTGAAGAACAGGACATTGTTGTTACACCCGAGCAAGCGCTCAGCTTTGACAATGCGGACACCAAAATCAGCCAGTTCGACCTCAACGCTATCGAGGCCGCAACGCAGCTGGCCACAGAAGCGGAAGATGAGATCGCTGCGCTGACGGTGGGCGGTTCATTATTGCAGAACTCGAAAGTGCGTAAGGATGTGCTCTCCCGCGGGCCACACGCACTGTACCTGATGCAGGATGCACAGCTGGAACACGCGCTGCCAAAAGATACTGCGCAGGCCATCGCCGCCACGGTGGAAAAAATCGGTTTCGATCTGATCCTGTTCGGCGAAGGCTCTGGCGACCTTTACGCACAACAGGTTGGCCTGCTGGTCGGTGAGATCCTGCAACTCCCGACCATTAACGCCGTCAGCCGCCTCCAGCGTCAGGGCGATAAGCTGGTTGTTGAACGCACGCTCGAAGAGGACGTTGAAGTGATCGAGCTGTCGCTTCCTGCGGTTCTCTGCGTCACATCGGATATTAACGCCCCGCGCATCCCCTCCATGAAGGCCATTCTTGGCGCCGGGAAAAAGCCGGTGCACACGTGGCAGGCCAGTGATATCGGCTGGAGCCAGGGCGCACCACGGGCAGAGCTGGTCGCCATTACCGTACCGCCGCAAACGGCACGTAAGCACATCATTCTGGATAACGATTCGCCGGAAGCCATCGCCGAACTGGCTGAACACCTGAAAAAAGCCCTGAACTGA
- a CDS encoding FAD-dependent oxidoreductase, with protein sequence MSDEKFDAIVVGAGVAGTVAAYIMAKAGLDVLVIERGNSAGSKNMTGGRLYAHVIERIMPGFAQQAPVERKVTREKISFMTQESATTLDYHREQADVPGQASYTVLRNRLDPWLMEQAEAAGAQFIPGVRVDALIREGNQVTGVQAGDDILEANVVILADGVNSMLGRSLGMVPASSAHHYAVGVKELIGLSPEQINDRFNLSGNEGAAWLFAGSPSNGLMGGGFLYTNRDSVSLGLVCGLGDMAHAQKSVPQMLEDFKQHPTVRPLIQGGKLLEYSAHMVPEGGLAMVPELVGDGVMIVGDAAGFCLNLGFTVRGMDLAIASAEAAAHAAIVAKARQDFSARTLAEYKSELEKGCVMRDMQHFRKMPALMENPRLFTQYPRMVADIMSDMFTIDGRPNQPMRKMILSHAKQVGLMNLLKDGIKGVTAL encoded by the coding sequence ATGTCGGATGAAAAATTTGATGCCATCGTCGTCGGTGCTGGCGTAGCGGGAACGGTGGCGGCATACATCATGGCGAAAGCCGGACTCGATGTTCTGGTCATCGAGCGCGGCAACAGCGCGGGCAGTAAAAATATGACCGGGGGTCGCCTCTACGCCCACGTGATCGAGCGCATTATGCCCGGTTTTGCCCAACAGGCACCCGTTGAACGTAAAGTCACCCGCGAGAAAATCTCGTTTATGACGCAGGAAAGCGCGACCACGCTGGACTACCATCGCGAACAGGCGGATGTCCCTGGTCAGGCGTCATACACCGTGTTGCGCAACCGCCTCGATCCGTGGCTGATGGAGCAAGCTGAAGCGGCTGGCGCGCAGTTTATTCCCGGTGTGCGCGTGGACGCGCTGATTCGTGAAGGCAACCAGGTGACGGGCGTACAGGCCGGCGATGACATTCTCGAAGCCAACGTGGTGATCCTCGCCGATGGCGTCAATTCGATGCTGGGCCGTTCGCTGGGCATGGTCCCTGCTTCCTCGGCACACCATTACGCCGTCGGCGTGAAAGAGCTGATTGGTCTCTCCCCGGAGCAAATCAATGACCGCTTTAACCTGTCCGGAAATGAAGGTGCGGCCTGGCTGTTCGCCGGCTCCCCGTCAAACGGCCTGATGGGCGGAGGATTCCTCTATACCAATCGCGACTCCGTTTCCCTCGGCCTGGTATGCGGACTGGGCGACATGGCCCATGCACAGAAAAGCGTACCGCAGATGCTGGAAGATTTTAAACAGCATCCCACCGTTCGTCCGTTAATTCAGGGCGGCAAGCTGCTGGAATACTCGGCGCATATGGTACCGGAAGGCGGACTGGCGATGGTGCCGGAACTGGTGGGTGACGGCGTGATGATTGTCGGCGATGCCGCAGGCTTTTGTCTGAACCTCGGTTTCACGGTGCGCGGAATGGATTTAGCCATCGCCTCTGCCGAAGCGGCGGCGCACGCAGCGATTGTGGCAAAAGCGCGCCAGGACTTCTCTGCCCGCACGCTGGCGGAATACAAAAGCGAACTGGAGAAAGGGTGCGTCATGCGTGATATGCAGCATTTTCGCAAGATGCCGGCGCTGATGGAGAATCCCCGCCTGTTCACCCAGTATCCGCGCATGGTGGCAGACATCATGAGCGACATGTTCACTATCGATGGCCGCCCGAATCAGCCGATGCGCAAAATGATCCTGTCGCATGCAAAACAGGTCGGTCTGATGAATCTGCTGAAGGATGGCATTAAGGGAGTCACGGCACTATGA
- a CDS encoding electron transfer flavoprotein subunit alpha, giving the protein MSQLTHVWVFSDNVERYAELMACARQWGQQVYAIVQGSEQAARVKPLGADGIIVLEKTSELQRIENYAETLAAPIREKGNGLLLMAATKRCKALGARLSIQLDAALVNDATAVSVDENALFAEHRMYGGLAFGKVKLNSPLAIITLAPGILEPVAANPAHDCPVVTAEWVAPQQEILCQERRAKSLSSVDLSKAKRVVGVGRGLAAQDDLSMVRELAAVLGAEVGCSRPIAEGENWMERERYIGVSGVLLKSELYLTLGISGQIQHMVGGNGAKVIVAVNKDKNAPIFNYADYGLVGDIYKVVPALIAQLR; this is encoded by the coding sequence ATGAGTCAATTAACCCACGTCTGGGTATTTAGCGATAACGTTGAACGCTATGCGGAACTGATGGCCTGCGCGCGTCAGTGGGGTCAGCAGGTTTACGCCATTGTTCAGGGTTCCGAACAGGCGGCACGCGTTAAGCCGCTCGGTGCTGACGGTATCATCGTGCTGGAGAAGACGTCTGAACTGCAGCGAATTGAAAACTACGCCGAAACGCTGGCCGCGCCGATCCGGGAAAAAGGCAACGGGCTGCTGCTGATGGCGGCAACTAAACGCTGCAAAGCGCTAGGCGCGCGTCTGAGTATTCAACTCGATGCGGCGTTGGTGAACGATGCGACGGCGGTGAGCGTCGACGAAAACGCGCTATTTGCCGAGCATCGTATGTATGGCGGACTGGCGTTTGGCAAAGTAAAACTGAACAGCCCGCTGGCCATTATCACCCTCGCGCCAGGCATACTGGAGCCGGTCGCGGCAAATCCCGCGCATGACTGCCCGGTAGTCACCGCCGAATGGGTTGCCCCGCAACAGGAGATCCTGTGTCAGGAACGACGCGCCAAATCACTCAGCAGCGTTGATCTGAGCAAAGCAAAACGTGTGGTGGGCGTGGGTCGCGGTCTGGCGGCGCAGGACGACCTCAGCATGGTGCGCGAACTGGCCGCAGTGCTGGGCGCGGAAGTGGGCTGTTCACGTCCGATCGCCGAAGGGGAAAACTGGATGGAGCGCGAGCGTTATATCGGCGTTTCCGGCGTGCTGCTGAAGTCTGAACTGTATCTGACGCTGGGCATCTCCGGGCAGATCCAGCATATGGTTGGCGGCAATGGCGCCAAAGTGATTGTCGCCGTGAATAAAGATAAGAACGCGCCAATCTTCAACTATGCCGATTACGGACTGGTGGGCGATATCTACAAAGTGGTCCCTGCCCTGATCGCGCAGCTGCGCTAA